In one Leishmania braziliensis MHOM/BR/75/M2904 complete genome, chromosome 32 genomic region, the following are encoded:
- a CDS encoding aquaporin-like protein gives MRASQRDTDTSAEEKSFLARQISLIRLTRYQAKFMCEGLGTFIFSLTIALAEMNCGNLAIDGKVHTRNLAPIAGGLMLCVLIFTFGYISGGHFNPAVTFAVVMIRGMRVEEAMSYWVAQVVGALIGAGLSILVNGTTRHFPAPQVAQNTAEHIFSAFIAEAVFTMLLVTVVLHVVYSQQHRNDYYGLAIGMCFLASQYAIGGVSGGAFNPAVATGLQVAKFIAAGYVTQLTYLWLYWAAPACGAVGAAFLFTMTHPVPKDDEEEARQQRAARNLYSAS, from the coding sequence ATGCGCGCATCGCAGAGGGACACCGACACAAGTGCCGAGGAGAAGTCGTTCCTCGCCCGTCAGATTTCGCTGATCCGACTGACTCGCTACCAGGCAAAGTTTATGTGCGAGGGCCTCGGCACATTCATTTTTTCGCTGACCATCGCGCTGGCGGAGATGAACTGCGGCAACCTCGCGATAGATGGCAAGGTCCACACGCGCAACCTCGCCCCTATTGCAGGGGGGCTCATGCTTTGCGTGCTTATCTTCACGTTCGGCTACATCTCTGGTGGCCATTTTAATCCGGCTGTCACCTTTGCTGTTGTCATGATTCGCGGCATGCGAGTCGAAGAGGCGATGTCGTATTGGGTGGCTCAGGTGGTAGGCGCTTTGATCGGTGCGGGGCTGAGTATCCTTGTGAACGGTACAACGCGGCACTTTCCTGCGCCACAGGTGGCACAGAACACGGCTGAGCACATCTTCAGCGCCTTTATCGCGGAGGCTGTGTTCACAATGTTGCTCGTGACAGTGGTACTGCACGTTGTCTACTCACAGCAACACAGAAATGACTACTACGGCTTGGCGATTGGGATGTGCTTCCTTGCCTCGCAGTACgccattggcggcgtgtcgGGTGGCGCCTTCAACCCAGCGGTCGCCACGGGTCTGCAGGTGGCCAAGTTCATCGCGGCCGGCTACGTCACACAACTCACATATCTCTGGTTGTACTGGGCAGCGCCTGCCTGCGGCGCTGTTGGGGCGGCGTTTCTATTTACGATGACCCACCCCGTGCCGAAAGatgacgaggaagaggcacggcagcagcgcgcagcgcGCAATCTCTACAGCGCTAGCTGA
- a CDS encoding aquaporin-like protein — protein sequence MGACENPGFELDRESVRSSRVLDPTEVPALKHTIVVPVTRGGHVVEEQLDPFELGRLYGQKQAALRKLQSHYDFLAVPEWVRLHPLLGTYFAELVGTFGWVLTLALASVRNESIFNVSEDTNMTSLSIGFMLMSMIFTFGYVSGSHLNPAVSITVFLVRQMKLAQCCAYILCQLAASLAAGVVAMVIQGKKDIFVPSVPNHYVSSGIFSELVFTFAMCLVVLNSAYSRQSGNFFYGFAVGMTISAGSASVGHISGGAFNPAAASGLQVAMCLAGECNNLKSVWIYWLAPVVGAILAALLFSQMAQPVETQVLEDKRVFEDVNQLHRQRMAAQTVITGATARTSAVDSRSGDREEMSLTSSSSCSERQTLSYSSTSSGSRRARTMKEPPRTLAPQTREERDAEYV from the coding sequence ATGGGCGCGTGCGAGAATCCCGGCTTTGAACTCGATCGCGAGAGCGTGCGAAGTTCTCGCGTCTTAGACCCGACGGAGGTGCCGGCGCTCAAGCACACCATAGTGGTTCCGGTAACGCGGGGTGGCCACGTGgtcgaggagcagctggaccCGTTCGAGCTGGGTCGCCTGTACGGCCAGAAGCAGGCGGCTCTCCGCAAGCTGCAGAGTCACTACGACTTCCTTGCTGTGCCAGAGTGGGTACGGTTGCACCCGTTGCTTGGAACGTACTTTGCTGAGTTGGTTGGCACCTTTGGGTGGGTGCTCACTTTGGCGCTGGCGAGCGTGCGCAACGAGAGCATCTTCAACGTCTCTGAGGACACCAACATGACGTCGCTGTCCATTGGCTTCATGCTTATGAGTATGATTTTTACCTTCGGCTACGTCTCCGGCTCTCACCTCAACCCTGCCGTATCCATTACCGTCTTTTTGGTGCGTCAAATGAAGCTGGCCCAGTGCTGCGCCTACATCCTTTGCCAGCTCGCCGCCAGCCTTGCCGCCGGCGTCGTGGCGATGGTAATCCAGGGCAAGAAGGACATCTTTGTACCGTCGGTGCCGAACCACTATGTCTCCTCCGGTATCTTCTCGGAGCTCGTTTTCACCTTTGCCATGTGTCTGGTTGTGCTCAATAGTGCCTACTCCCGCCAGTCAGGAAACTTCTTTTACGGCTTTGCCGTAGGCATGACGATCTCCGCCGGCTCAGCCAGCGTGGGGCACATTTCAGGTGGCGCCTTCAACCCGGCTGCCGCGTCGGGACTGCAGGTGGCCATGTGTCTCGCCGGCGAGTGCAACAACCTCAAGTCCGTCTGGATTTACTGGCTCGCCCCTGTCGTCGGCGCCATCCTGGCGGCGCTCCTATTCTCCCAGATGGCGCAGCCAGTCGAGACGCAGGTACTGGAGGATAAAAGGGTGTTCGAGGATGTGAACCagctgcaccggcagcgcATGGCGGCGCAGACGGTGATCACCGGTGCCACAGCGCGCACCAGTGCAGTGGACAGCCGCTCAGGCGACAGGGAAGAAATGAGTTTGACCTCGTCTTCATCGTGCTCCGAAAGGCAAACGTTGTCATACTCATCGACCTCCTCTGGTTCGCGCCGCGCTCGAACGATGAAAGAGCCGCCGAGAACGCTCGCGCCGCAGACGCGGGAGGAGCGTGATGCCGAGTATGTGTAG